In the Triticum aestivum cultivar Chinese Spring unplaced genomic scaffold, IWGSC CS RefSeq v2.1 scaffold93085, whole genome shotgun sequence genome, one interval contains:
- the LOC123178256 gene encoding 60S ribosomal protein L36-1-like encodes KGTKRVQFVRNLIREVAGFAPYEKRITELLKVGKDKRALKVAKRKLGTHKRAKKKREEMSSVLRKMRCMLNPKWQLAYIAGTNCAYM; translated from the exons AAAGGTACCAAGAGGGTGCAATTTGTCAGGAACTTGATTAGGGAGGTTGCTGGATTCGCTCCCTATGAGAAACGTATCACTGAGCTTCTTAAGGTTGGAAAGGACAAGCGTGCACTCAAGGTCGCCAAGAGAAAGCTTGGTACTCACAAGAGAGCAAAGAAGAAGAGAGAGGAGATGTCAAGTGTCCTTAGGAAGATGAGGTGT ATGCTT AATCCAAAATGGCAACTGGCATACATCGCTGGAACCAATTGTGCATATATG